Proteins from a genomic interval of Coffea eugenioides isolate CCC68of unplaced genomic scaffold, Ceug_1.0 ScVebR1_3305;HRSCAF=4499, whole genome shotgun sequence:
- the LOC113757781 gene encoding B3 domain-containing protein At3g25182-like, with protein MLPSSPPSLSLYFDFFSEESIVFVFQKVLTETDVNTHFSMLLVPFKQIKNGFLTDEEQARFHDRSQKFEINAIFVDPSLDEGRMNPRQWEMGKKDGKISYNFALITNWTKVVVKNGLRQGMTVHLWAFRRDLQLGFALVLV; from the coding sequence ATGCTTCCCTCCTCTCCCCCCTCTTTGTCcctttattttgatttcttCTCAGAGGAAAGCATTGTATTTGTGTTTCAAAAGGTGTTAACAGAGACTGATGTGAACACGCATTTCAGTATGCTGCTGGTGCCATTTAAGCAGATCAAGAATGGATTTCTGACTGATGAAGAGCAGGCTCGTTTTCATGATCGTAGTCAGAAGTTTGAAATTAATGCCATTTTTGTTGATCCATCCCTTGATGAAGGCAGAATGAACCCGAGGCAATGGGAGATGGGTAAAAAAGATGGTAAAATAAGTTACAACTTTGCATTGATCACTAACTGGACCAAGGTTGTGGTGAAGAATGGACTTAGACAAGGAATGACAGTGCACTTGTGGGCATTTAGGAGGGATTTACAGCTTGGATTTGCTTTAGTTTTAGTGTGA